From Vicia villosa cultivar HV-30 ecotype Madison, WI unplaced genomic scaffold, Vvil1.0 ctg.002710F_1_1, whole genome shotgun sequence, one genomic window encodes:
- the LOC131639610 gene encoding serine hydroxymethyltransferase, mitochondrial-like produces MTMALRRLTSTINKPTSSFSYTASLHRMSSSLAAENHKSSPDWIKQLNDPLEVVDPEIENIIELEKARQWKGLELIPSENFTSLSVMQAVGSVMTNKYSEGYPGARYYGGNEYIDMAETLCQKRALETFGLDPALWGVNVQSLSGSPSNFQVYTALLKPHERIMALDLPHGGHLSHGYQTDTKKISAVSIFFETMPYRLDESTGYIDYDQMEKSAALFRPKLIVAGASAYARLYDYARIRKVCDKQKAVMLADMAHISGLVAAGVIPSPFDYADVVTTTTHKSLRGPRGAMIFFRKGVKEINKKGQEVLYDYEDKINQAVFPGLQGGPHNHTITGLAVALKQAMTPEFKNYQKQVLSNSSTFAQSLLERGYDLVSGGTENHLVLVNLRNKGIDGSRVEKVLESVHIAANKNTVPGDVSAMVPGGIRMGTPALTSRGFIEGDFKKVAEYFDAAVQIALQIKENTQGKKLKDFVEAMQSDEQIQSQLANLRREVEDYAKQFPTIGFEKETMKYNK; encoded by the exons ATGACCATGGCTCTTCGCAGACTCACCTCCACCATCAACAAACCAACTTCATCTTTCTCCTACACCGCTTCTCTCCATCGCATG TCATCTTCGCTCGCCGCAGAGAATCACAAATCTAGCCCCGAT TGGATTAAACAGCTCAACGATCCTCTTGAGGTGGTGGATCCTGAGATCGAAAATATAATCGAACTTGAAAAAGCTCGTCAATGGAAG GGACTAGAACTTATACCTTCAGAGAATTTTACGTCCTTGTCGGTGATGCAAGCAGTTGGATCTGTTATGACTAATAAATACAGTGAAGGTTATCCTGGTGCTAGATACTATGGTGGAAATGA GTACATTGACATGGCCGAGACCTTGTGTCAGAAGCGTGCACTAGAAACTTTTGGGTTGGATCCAGCACTATGGGGAG TCAATGTGCAGTCGCTATCTGGATCTCCTTCCAATTTCCAAGTTTACACTGCTTTATTGAAACCTCACGAGAGAATTATGGCACTCGATCTTCCCCATGGTGGGCATCTTTCACATGGATATCAG ACTGACACCAAGAAGATATCAGCTGTATCTATATTCTTTGAAACAATGCCGTACAGATTGGACGAGAGCACTGGTTATATTGATTATGACCAG ATGGAGAAAAGTGCTGCACTTTTTAGGCCAAAATTAATAGTCGCCGGTGCTAGTGCTTATGCCCGCCTTTATGATTATGCACGAATTCGCAAG GTCTGTGATAAACAGAAGGCAGTTATGTTAGCTGATATGGCCCACATCAGTGGATTAGTTGCTGCAGGAGTTATTCCTTCTCCTTTTGATTATGCAGATGTTGTAACAACCACAACACATAAGTCACTTCGTGGGCCACGTGGGGCTATGATATTCTTCAGGAAGGGTGTGAAAGAGATAAACAAGAAAGGGCAGGAA GTGCtctatgactatgaagacaaaataAACCAGGCTGTTTTTCCTGGACTTCAAGGTGGTCCTCACAATCACACTATTACAGGCCTAGCAGTTGCATTGAAGCAG gcTATGACACCAGAGTTCAAGAATTATCAGAAACAAGTTCTTAGTAACTCCTCGACTTTTGCACAG AGTCTGTTAGAGAGAGGATATGACCTTGTATCTGGCGGAACTGAGAACCATTTGGTGTTAGTGAACTTAAGAAACAAG GGCATTGATGGCTCTAGGGTTGAGAAGGTGCTAGAATCAGTTCATATAGCTGCCAATAAAAATACTGTTCCAGGGGATGTGTCTGCTATGGTTCCAGGGGGCATCAGAATGG GAACCCCTGCTCTCAcatccaggggttttattgaggGTGATTTTAAAAAAGTAGCTGAATACTTCGATGCGGCAGTCCAAATAGCCTTACAGATCAAGGAAAATACTCAAG GCAAAAAGTTGAAGGATTTTGTGGAAGCTATGCAGTCAGACGAACAAATTCAATCTCAACTTGCTAATCTCCGACGTGAAGTAGAAGATTATGCTAAGCAGTTTCCCACAATTGGTTTTGAGAAAGAGACAATGAAGTATAATAAGTGA